The Tenacibaculum jejuense genome includes a window with the following:
- a CDS encoding ABC transporter substrate-binding protein: MKVSSFMPAVTQMIYDMGLQEYLEGVTFECPAVALEEKKVVVKYKLEGQTLTSEEINTIFSKTKAEGGTLYYVDEPVLESIAPDLIFTQDVCDVCQIDTESVAKSAYKLPKIPELISITPNSLEDVFENALTVAKAMGKEEVGVHYIQKLRDRIAAVVDVQREHKIQSKSIMLLEWIEPLFNCGHWIPHQIGYAGGIDLLSHPSGDSIVIPWDKIIKYDPEVLIIAPCGYGIERTLEDMEFLINKPGWNELRAVKNKNVYIADFAMFTQSSAGTLVDGIECLAAMIHPEYYSVSNELRIKFAKYHDLLVGNL, translated from the coding sequence ATGAAAGTATCGTCGTTTATGCCCGCAGTAACCCAAATGATTTATGATATGGGGTTACAAGAATACTTAGAAGGAGTAACATTTGAATGTCCTGCTGTAGCTTTAGAAGAGAAAAAAGTTGTGGTAAAATATAAGTTAGAAGGACAAACACTTACTAGTGAAGAAATCAATACGATTTTTTCGAAAACCAAAGCTGAAGGAGGAACTTTATATTATGTAGATGAACCAGTTTTAGAAAGTATTGCTCCAGATTTAATTTTTACGCAAGATGTATGTGATGTTTGCCAGATCGATACTGAATCTGTAGCAAAATCAGCTTATAAACTACCAAAGATTCCTGAGTTAATTTCAATTACACCAAATTCTTTAGAAGATGTTTTTGAGAATGCATTAACTGTTGCTAAAGCTATGGGAAAAGAAGAAGTGGGAGTTCATTATATTCAAAAATTACGAGATCGTATTGCGGCTGTAGTTGATGTTCAACGTGAACATAAAATCCAATCTAAAAGTATCATGTTATTAGAATGGATTGAACCTTTATTTAACTGCGGACATTGGATTCCTCATCAAATCGGTTATGCTGGTGGAATCGATTTATTATCACATCCATCAGGAGATAGTATTGTAATTCCTTGGGATAAGATTATAAAATATGATCCAGAAGTTTTAATCATTGCACCATGTGGTTACGGAATAGAAAGAACTCTAGAAGATATGGAGTTTTTAATCAATAAACCGGGTTGGAACGAATTACGAGCTGTGAAAAATAAGAATGTTTATATCGCAGATTTTGCCATGTTTACGCAATCGTCTGCAGGAACTTTAGTAGACGGAATAGAATGTTTAGCAGCTATGATTCATCCTGAATATTATTCTGTTTCAAATGAATTGAGAATAAAATTCGCAAAATATCACGATTTGTTAGTTGGTAATTTATAA
- a CDS encoding bifunctional adenosylcobinamide kinase/adenosylcobinamide-phosphate guanylyltransferase, with the protein MMHYISGGERSGKSSYAQQLAESLSDNPYYLATSRIWDDNFRNRVQRHISERDERWTTIEEEKNISQVIPENATVVIDCVTLWLTNFFMDTDSNVELCLQLAKEEILKLLEIDATIIIISNEIGMGLHAQTKSGRQFTELQGWVNQFIAKKSDTATFMVSGLPLTLK; encoded by the coding sequence ATGATGCATTATATCTCAGGAGGAGAACGATCTGGTAAAAGTAGTTACGCACAACAACTTGCTGAATCTTTGTCTGATAATCCTTATTATTTAGCAACTTCAAGAATATGGGATGATAATTTTAGAAATCGTGTACAACGTCATATTTCTGAAAGAGACGAACGTTGGACCACCATCGAAGAAGAAAAAAACATCAGTCAAGTAATTCCAGAAAATGCTACTGTAGTAATCGATTGTGTAACGTTATGGTTAACCAACTTTTTTATGGATACCGATAGTAATGTTGAACTTTGTTTACAACTTGCTAAAGAAGAAATTCTAAAACTTTTAGAAATTGATGCTACTATTATCATTATTTCAAATGAAATAGGAATGGGATTACACGCGCAAACTAAATCTGGAAGACAGTTTACAGAATTACAAGGTTGGGTAAATCAGTTTATTGCAAAAAAATCTGATACTGCAACTTTTATGGTCTCTGGATTACCTTTAACTTTAAAATAA